The region TCAAACGGAACACAGAAAGCTCCCTCCCCTCATCCCACAAATAACTCAATAACAACGCAAAACGTGTACTTACTTTTCTTTCTTTGCTTTAACTTCTGGCTTTGGTCTGAAATTAAGAggaaaatagagaacaaaacattTAGCTTtatattaaaggcccagtgcagtcaaaaacatgatttcctaTGTTTTAtacatatttccacactatgaggttagaataatactgtaaaatagtgaaaattatgataatgcccttttagtgtaagagctgtttgaaaagaccgactgaaatgtcagcctgatttggtgggatggagttttggcctaaataattagttaatagaccaataagaaagagatttccaaatctctctgccaataacagctagttttcagtttaacattttaattgaaaacaatcacagtaaggtacttaattattaccaagaaattatttgatattgagataaaaacagctgcattggacctttaaccagTAAGCAAAAAAACATTGAAGCCTGAAATCATTATAGGCCTGAGAAATATTCTTACCTGCATTCACACTTTCGATGTTCTGTGAAACTTAACAGAAAATGATGTTGCGATACTCTCTGTTTCACCTGTATTACCTGTAGAGAAACATAAGACATTAAACATTAAAATTCACATTGAAAAAGGGTTTGTAGTCTCTTACTTGGGTCAATCCCCCCCGCCCAAACGAAATTCCTCCGCCGCAACATTACTACCTCAGAGATTCTTATTGAGTGATTGCTCTGACCATTGACAAAGTGGTCACAGTCTGGCCACTAGCTGACCACTAGCTAACCGGTCGGTGAAGACAGGGCGACACCATAGCCAGGCATGCGCTGTATCACATTCCTATAGCTTATTCCTTTCCACCCTAGGCTCATGCCAACAGTAAGTCCTGACTCCTGACCGTGGCCAAGAGAGACTTCAACCTTATAAACAGGGGCGTAAACAGGGTTCGCAAGGGTAAACAAAATAGCTGACATGCCAGGCCCCTGCTGCTTCACTTTTTCCATGGGACAGTGAGAGACGCaaagcgagcgagagcgagagagacagagagaaccagtGAGAAAAGcaatggaagagagagggggttataagtgatatgagagagagaggggtgaacaAATCCCCTGTTCACCGGTCCCGGCGAGAGTTGGAGTTGGCGCTTACCTCCATGGTAACATTTTTTGTTTCCGTGGGGACACACTCGAGCGCCTCGTCGTTGCAGCATCCGGCGCAGCGCATGAGCACCACGCACGAGGGGATGTAGGTGTGCTCAATCTCATCTGGATACTCCTGGAAGATGTCCACCAGCATCTCCCGTGTCCGACACATGCTCTTGTTATACACGTCCATGAACGGGACCACtgcaggaggaagagcagagggaGAACATCAGTACTGCTTCCTTCTCATCCTCACTGTGCCGTAGATAACTGTCAGTAACAGTAAGATTCCTTGAGGAGAAGACAGTAACATCAGTGGCAAACCTACCACAAAACTGCTACACTGTAAAGAACAGCACATCCATCCTCTCCACTTAGTAAAACTCTCCGATGCATTCTCTTTCATCCTCCTTTCCTCGCTCATTCCCCAGTTGTGTCCCTTTTTCTCCTTTATCCTAACTCTCCATGCCTCCTCTACTTCCTAGAATATCCCATCTGCTCTGGTTCCGTTTGGCAGTGGAAGAGAGTACTTGTGTGCCTTTGTGGTCGTCAAAAGGTACAGGCATTTGTTTCCTGAGTGGTTCCCATTGCTAAAGCCAGCTTAGCAGATAAACAAAGCCACATATATATGGCTTCAGATGTAACAAAGCAGACAATTGTGCTGACAAGGATCTTAATGTCCCCCAGCAAAATAATGTCAAACCTGCTCATGTGCTCACAGCTGTCTAAAGCCCACAACAGATTCAAAGCCACACACAAGTACAATTACAACACATCCACACGTTTAAGCTACACGATAAAAACTCACTCACAGatgccatatacagttgaagtcagaagtttacatacaccttagccaaatacatttaaactcagtttttcacaattgctaacatttaatcctagtaacaattccctgtcttaggtcagttaggatcaccagtttattttaagaatgtgaaatatcagaataatagtggagagaatgatttattttagcttttatttctttcatcacattcccagtgggtcagaagtttacatacactcaattagtatttggtagcattgccttgaaattgtttaacttgggtcaaatgtttcaggtagccttccacaagcttccaacaataagttgggtgaattttggcccattcttcctgacagagctggtgtaactgagtcaggtttgtaggcctcctcgctcacacacactttttcagttcttcccacaaattttctataggattgaggtcagggatttgtgatggccactccaatatcttgactacgttgtccttaagccattttgccacaactttggaagtatgcttggggtcattgtccatgtggaagacccatttgtgaccaagctttgacttcctgactgatgtcttgagatgttgcttcaatatatcgacatacttttccttcctcatgatgccatctattttgtgaagtgcaccagtccctcctgcaacaaagcaccgcaacaacatgatactgccactcccgtgcttcacggttgggatggtgttcttcagcttgcaagcctccccctttttcctccaaacataatgatggtcattatggccaaagagttctatttttgtttcatcagaccagacaacaTTTCTCCGAaaaatacaatctttgtccccatgtgcaattgcaaaccgtagtctggctttttaatggcggttctggagcagtggcttcttccttgctgagcggcctttcaggttatgtcgatataggactcgtttaactgtggatatagatacttttgtacctgtttcctccagcatcttcacaaggtcctatgctgttgttctgggattgatttgaacttttcgcaccaaagcacgttcatctctaggagacagaacgcgtctccttcctgagcggtatgacagctgcgtcgtcccatggtgtttatacttgcgtactattgtttgtacagatgaacgtggtaacttcaggtgtttggaaattgctccgaagaatgaaccagacttgtgaaggtctacaacttctttctgaggtcttggctgatttcttttgattttcccatgatgtcaagcaaagaggcactgcgtttgaaggtaggccatgaaatacatacacaggtacaccttcaactgactcaaatgatgtcaattagcctatcagaagcttctaaagccatgacataattttgtggaattttccaagctgtttaaaggcagtcaacttagtgtatgtaaacttctgacccactggaattgtgatacagtgaattatgaaataatctgtctgtaaacaattattacttgtgtcatgcacaaagtagatgtcctaactgacttgccaaaactatagtttgttaacaatttttttttggagtggttgaaaaacgagttttaatgactccaacctaaagttatgtaaacctccgacttcaactgcacataCAACCCACAATTCATCAGATGCTGACTAACCCTAGCCATCTCCATCCCAGAATAATCCCCCACCCTCCATCCTATGGACTGGTTTCCCAGCGACACCGTCCCCCAGGTCATCCGAGCAGCCCATGACCTCAGGATGTGCGGTGCCAGGGTTCACCTCTGACATGTGACCCCCGGCAGCCCACCCCTTAATCAGTCGGCCTGGTCAGTTCCCACCTAATGCAACAACAACATCCTGAGACACCACTGCCTGCCTGTCGTAGCGGGATCTGTTACTCCTTCTCAAACCATGCACCGCTGCTGCTAGCCCATGGATGACTTGCCTTGTCAGCAGATGCGGTGTCCATACCTCCCTTTATCCCTCCCAGCACCTGCTCTCAGAGGAGAAGCCCAGGCCCTGGCCAGGCCAGCCTGTAGGGGGAGAAAggctgtcttgtctgtctgtctggctcgctgCCATAGACAGGAGTGTCTCCGTCTACAGCCCAAGGTCACCAGCCCAACACGTCTCCCTGTGCTGTTCTGGCTCTGCGGAGCCCCACAGTCTCTCTCTGCACAGCTGCTGCTTCACACTCTGTCTAGCAGAGTTCTAGTACCTAGGCAACATTTGTTTtaatgtgattgtgtgtgtgtgtgattgtgtgtgggtgtgtgtgtgtgtgtgtgtgtgtgtgtgtgtgtgtgtgtgtgtgtgtaatgaaggTCAGAAGCCGCTAACAGGTGTCAGAGAAGAGGAAGGGAGTCGCTGCCCTTGTGCTGTGAATAACAAACAACCACAATTCAATTCCTGTGTTTTCTCTGCTGATGGCCAGTCCCTGATGCATGACAGTGAGTAACCTGTCTGTGTCCACTATTGACCAACATGGCTAACCTTGAACACAGCTAACAAGTGAAACACACTCTGTCACTGTCAATAAACAAACATAACCATGCGTACAATCTGACCATATGTTTGCCATGTGACCAAATCACAATAAGAGGAAGAAAAAGGCTAAATAAAACATGAATTCAGCAGTGGCCTTGAATTCATGCAGTAATCTTGTCTGTTAACATATACCAGCCTATTTAGATCAGACACACTTTTACTGTAATTCCAAAGTCCCAAGTAACGCCTTTCACTCAGGGACTCACCACTAAGACTTCATAATAGCACCATGGGGTCCTATATGATACCCATCTTCTCTCACTGATAGAGAGGGAGCATTGCTACAATGTAAATATTTTGTTATGTGCAATAGCCAATTTGTCAAAAACTTATTTTCATTGAAGGCCTAAACTTGAAAAAGTATTTTCTGTGAAAATTCCGATTCAGAATATGTCCACTAGGTGGCTATTCACACACCAAATCCCCCAATAAGGGTAAAACACTGAGAAGAAAATATTGCACTTGTAATACATTTGTACATTCAGCACTTACCATCATTTTTACTCTTCTCCCCGTCCTTGGGTATGTGGgctgtctgtaaaaaaaaaaaccagGTAAGCCCATTAGAGCAAGCGTGACGTCTTAGCCTATGTCATGCACATTCTTTTATATGGCAGGCTATGCATCACGTTGTGAAAAAAGGCAATGCAGTTTTGCCTCCCTGAATTATGTATACATCATTTCCATAATGTAACTGCATGCACAATCATTTTTTTTGGTATGTCCTTAAGCCATTAGCTTATTATACAGCAATAACTCCAATACATTCCCTCCTTATGACAGCTAGCCGACTTCATTGAATATTTTCCCGCCCATGGGCAAGTGCAGAGGGAAAATGGCATCACAGCAGTGCTTCAAGTCACGTTATCACCGGACGTGGACTGTTGCAATAGCTCTTCAATGTTGCGTGAGAAAGAAGCCTATGTCATTTTATAGATGAACGACTGAGACGGGTTGCCCGTTGTTAGCGTTTACAGGTTATCGTAAAGATTTTTTTAGCGAATATTTGTTATTAACAAGGCCTAAGTTTAATATAAACGGGCTATTGTTAGCCTTAAGTAGGGAGTGAAATACACGTTGACACGTTATACTTTCTGCGAGCCAGCTAGGCTATTCGGTTAGGGGCCAACAGGTTTGCGCTAGTCCTTGCGCTCTCAATAGACAGGACGTCTGGACTTTGCTTTTCATTACAGTAGACTAGCCTACAAACGAGAGCAAATACATTGCCAATATTGGAATCAACCCGCTGGACACACACGTCAATTCAACCTCTATTACACGTTGGCTCAATGGAAACAACGTTGGTTCAACCAGTGTGTGGCCAGTGGGTGTAGTGACATTATGTTGTCGTGATGTTATTCAATAGGAATCCAATTGAATTAAATCACGACAATAGTGATTTTGGATGATGATAGTGTAATGAGGCAACTCGTTTCACTTTTACGTCACTCAAAATTCCGATTTTGCCGAGCCTACTATTTTGTTGACATTAATGCCGGGTGCATTGTGCATTTTCAAAAGTTATAATGATAATACAAATAATAGCCTAATTATAATAGAAAATACAGCGTTAATTGGAATAGGCCTATGGCACTTTTTCCCAAAAGGACCAAAATGCATGTCAAACGTCAGGATTAACAATTCAAATGTGACATAAAATCTCTCATTAGGCCTATGATTTACAGAAAGTGAATACATTGTAAGTGGCCTACACACCTAGCAGCAAGTGACGAGGTTGAGCGATAAGGGCGATCCCCTCATTAATGAAACATGAACAGCATTGTATTCCTAATTCAAACGCATCTGATGCCCCTCCGATTTAAATATAATTCTCACCTTAACTGCATAAAAATGAAGCTGAAGCAGCGCTGCAAATAATAATTGTACAAAACTGCCAATGTTCATGATTGTAATTCCGAGGGTGAGTGGTACAGTTGTACTAAAATTTCAGCTGTCGTTTGGATCAGACAcaataataaagaaaaaaacacaaaaaaaccgCAACAATTTCTTGATAACTTGGTTATAGTAAAATCAAATCCATCCAAACATAGCAGACGTGCCACCTGAGAGGAATCCTTTTTTTTCGGATTGCAACCGCCTCTAAGGAATCTCAGAGAATAGCCCCAAAGAATGGTAACATCCAAAATGCGTCGGTCATCCGGAGACTTCCAAGATTTCTATTCTACATCCACATTAGAAACCCCATAATGGACTGAACATCACCGTCCTACTATCTGCTCACCAGGATGAAAACTTTCACCAACTTCTGAAAGCAACTTAACGCACTGCCTTCACTGTGTGCAAGCGGCGGCTGAGTTATAACAACATTGATCACAGTAAGTGAGGGTGAGCGTTTGCCTATGCAACAGTGATCCGTTAGCGATCCTCCTTGAAACGGTCTCCCTTTCCTTTGTCTTGCTTTTTTAAATGTCTTTTACTCTGACTTTGGGTTTGGACGTCCAGGCGCAGAATAAGGAGATCTTGTCATACACCTCTGTTTCTCGCTCGTTGTAGCGCGTTTACTGTTCCACGATCGTCAGCTATTGCGTTTAGCAATCGGACGTGTCGACTGTAGGACGTCGTTTGCGCTCATTGGTTAGATCCCCAATGTGGGCGTTACTGGTTGGTGGCGAGGGGTGGTGGGCGCGCTCCCATCAAATATTTAACAGTGATGTTCATATTGTGCGATTTGGTGAGTGCTTTAAGTCACAATTTTGATGAAAAATATAATACATGACACGTTTAAAATGGTAAGTATTAAATGGCCAATAGTTAGTTGTGTTGTTGGTGCATTTAATGGTCTTTTGTGGCCTTTTTTCTTTGCAGCTTTTGAATCATTCATCATTGTGATAGCCATTTACCATTTTGTGGAAATATTGGAATTGACATGCTTCTTATTTTTCAACCAAAGGTTTTTGTATGTTAAAGTATTGGCAAGAGTTACCATAAACAATGTGAAAATACCCAATTAGAAGCAGGCCAGGCCTATACTATTGCAGGAATCGCTTTTGCACCTAAAGTTAACTTCCAGCGCTTGGAGGTGGTTGTGCACACATGTTTTTAGTTGATCAGTTAAACAGAGATTGTAGCCTATATTGGACATTAGAGATGCCTGGATCTCTAAAAGGATACAGAGTACAGTAGGTGAGGATGTTCAGGTATAAAAGAGTGGAGAGGGACTTGCCTGGGCTGTATagtgttttgcttttgttgtaccACACACACGATGCTGAGTTCCGGAATCATAAAAGGCTCATTCCATAGCCTCATTATCATAGCACTTTCTAGGTGCTGAAAGTTGCAAGAAATTATCCTTATTAGAAAGTAAGTCAAACTTTAGAAAATGTCATTATGTTCAAGTGAGAATGACACTTGTGTTCAGGTGCGCTTTAGGAAGCTCTTAGCTAGGCATGGCTGAGCCAACACAATCAACTGAAACATGTCAGATTCTTGACTTGCGTGGACATATTGTTTGATATTGGAGGTCTTGTTTCAGCATTTAAGCATTCCAAAAGCACAATTGTTTTTGGTATTCATCCTCTTTCATCTGTCATGTAAATCAGAAGAGAACAAGTCATACATATTCGATAATTGATCTTTATGTGTAGGGAAGATGGAATGCCTGCTACATATTTGTTACACGAGGAATTAATTTAATAGGGGGACTGCATGAGTCTGTACGGATGggatatctctctcacacacacacgcacgcacgcatgcacacacatacacacacagagagagagtgagatacagagaacctccatcctctctcgcttcagttctcacacacacagtcccgcTTTCCCCAATACTGCCCCTCAAAACATACTCTCACTAAGACACACTCAATCTCAAAATACACACATAATATCCATATCCTCTAAATCCCATCTCCCCTGCACCAACTCCATCCCTTTGTGGCCCAGTAGAAACGTGCATGTTCCCCATTCACTATAACATTGTACCACTATTACGCCATCACAGCGATGggtcactgctctctctctcgaacACTGCTTTAGTGGAGGCACTCCACATAGTTTCCATGGTTTCTGACCTCTCCAATCCCTCACCTCACTCGTTGTTGTCTTTTCTCCTTTCGTTCTCATGTAAGACAGGATCCATAGCGAGGACAGCCCCAGGGCTGAGGACCTTGTTGTGTTGCTTAGCTTCCTGAGGCTTCTAAATGAGTTTAAATATCGAGTTAATGAGAGTATAGCAACTCTGTCCACATACCCATACACAAAGCGTTTCCCAT is a window of Salmo trutta chromosome 37, fSalTru1.1, whole genome shotgun sequence DNA encoding:
- the LOC115177426 gene encoding vascular endothelial growth factor A-A isoform X3, with the protein product MDVYNKSMCRTREMLVDIFQEYPDEIEHTYIPSCVVLMRCAGCCNDEALECVPTETKNVTMEVIQVKQRVSQHHFLLSFTEHRKCECRPKPEVKAKKENHCEPCSERRKRLFVQDPLTCKCSCKFTQLDCKSRQLELNERTCRCDKPRR
- the LOC115177426 gene encoding vascular endothelial growth factor A-A isoform X1, whose product is MNIGSFVQLLFAALLQLHFYAVKTAHIPKDGEKSKNDVVPFMDVYNKSMCRTREMLVDIFQEYPDEIEHTYIPSCVVLMRCAGCCNDEALECVPTETKNVTMEVIQVKQRVSQHHFLLSFTEHRKCECRPKPEVKAKKENHCEPCSERRKRLFVQDPLTCKCSCKFTQLDCKSRQLELNERTCRCDKPRR
- the LOC115177426 gene encoding vascular endothelial growth factor A-A isoform X2: MNIGSFVQLLFAALLQLHFYAVKTAHIPKDGEKSKNDVVPFMDVYNKSMCRTREMLVDIFQEYPDEIEHTYIPSCVVLMRCAGCCNDEALECVPTETKNVTMEVIQVKQRVSQHHFLLSFTEHRKCECRPKPEVKAKKEKCDKPRR